In Nitrospirota bacterium, the following are encoded in one genomic region:
- a CDS encoding protein-glutamate O-methyltransferase CheR, translating into MARELSEATFQLYSEFIYDKTGIHIPLTKKYLVENRLIKVLEEYNLQSYDELFHLVRYTPNGKLCVRLFDAITTNETFFFREPQQFDVLVESIVSRVIQYKKGCQDVRIWSAACSTGEEPYTVSLVMREKRPFVKADILGSDISRGALEAARRGVYNSYAVRNVPEAYMKKYFTQQGQDAFALNAEAKGSVRLTDINLMDGARRPELENMDVIFCRNVLIYFDDRAKQRAVSILYDSLRPGGFLFIGSSESLHNVTRAFRPVTFDKVLVYEKV; encoded by the coding sequence ATGGCCAGGGAGCTGAGTGAGGCGACCTTCCAGCTCTATAGCGAGTTCATCTACGACAAGACGGGCATCCATATCCCGCTTACGAAGAAGTACCTTGTGGAAAACAGGCTCATCAAGGTCCTGGAGGAATACAACCTGCAGAGCTACGACGAGCTCTTCCACCTGGTCCGGTACACGCCCAACGGCAAGCTGTGCGTGCGGCTCTTCGACGCCATCACCACCAACGAGACGTTCTTCTTCCGGGAGCCCCAGCAGTTCGACGTCCTGGTGGAGTCCATCGTCTCTCGCGTCATCCAGTACAAGAAGGGCTGCCAGGACGTGCGCATCTGGTCCGCGGCCTGCTCCACCGGAGAGGAGCCCTACACCGTCTCGCTCGTCATGCGGGAGAAGAGGCCCTTCGTCAAGGCCGACATCCTGGGCTCCGACATCAGCCGCGGGGCCCTGGAGGCCGCCCGCCGGGGGGTGTACAACTCCTATGCCGTCCGGAACGTCCCGGAGGCATACATGAAGAAGTACTTCACGCAGCAGGGACAGGACGCCTTCGCCCTGAACGCCGAGGCGAAAGGCTCCGTCCGGCTCACGGACATAAACCTCATGGACGGCGCGCGCAGGCCGGAGCTGGAGAACATGGACGTCATATTCTGCAGGAACGTCCTCATCTATTTCGACGACAGGGCCAAGCAGAGGGCCGTCTCCATCCTCTACGACAGCCTGAGGCCGGGCGGCTTCCTGTTCATCGGTTCCTCCGAGAGCCTGCACAACGTGACGCGCGCCTTCAGGCCCGTGACCTTCGACAAGGTCCTGGTCTACGAGAAGGTGTAA
- a CDS encoding DUF2007 domain-containing protein: MWRDEGHRPEEEEWVEVFATTDPVEGEILKDLLESGGIPVRTRSLRVGPYPVNVGRMGEIKILVRRHDRPSAEQAIEEFRKNARLEEETTRREEPPQ; this comes from the coding sequence ATGTGGAGAGATGAGGGGCATCGCCCCGAAGAGGAAGAGTGGGTGGAGGTCTTCGCGACCACGGACCCCGTGGAAGGGGAGATACTCAAGGACCTTCTGGAAAGCGGCGGCATCCCCGTCAGGACCCGCTCCCTGAGGGTGGGGCCCTACCCCGTCAACGTGGGGCGCATGGGGGAGATAAAAATCCTCGTGAGGCGGCATGACCGCCCGAGCGCGGAACAGGCCATAGAGGAGTTCAGGAAGAACGCCCGGCTGGAGGAAGAAACCACACGGAGAGAGGAGCCCCCACAGTAA
- the cheY gene encoding chemotaxis response regulator CheY has translation MPDQNMKILVVDDFSTMRRIVKNILKQLGYDNVEEAENGAQAFEKLKAGGIDFVVTDWNMPTMDGLVFLKKIRSDPDLKNLPILMVTAESEKERVVAAIQAGVNNYIVKPFTAETLKEKMEKIFQKMA, from the coding sequence ATGCCTGACCAGAACATGAAGATACTCGTGGTGGACGATTTCTCCACCATGAGGCGCATCGTCAAGAACATCCTCAAGCAGCTGGGGTACGACAACGTGGAGGAGGCCGAAAACGGCGCCCAAGCCTTCGAGAAGCTCAAGGCCGGCGGCATCGACTTCGTGGTGACCGACTGGAACATGCCCACCATGGACGGCCTGGTGTTCCTCAAGAAAATCAGGAGCGACCCGGACCTCAAGAACCTCCCCATCCTCATGGTGACCGCCGAGAGCGAGAAGGAGAGAGTGGTGGCGGCCATACAGGCGGGCGTGAACAACTACATCGTCAAGCCCTTCACCGCCGAAACCCTCAAGGAGAAGATGGAAAAGATCTTCCAGAAGATGGCGTAG
- a CDS encoding DUF393 domain-containing protein, with protein MSGKKAGTAILIYDAQCPVCRNAVRWIRDNARKDAFEPYPCQSEDLPERFPGVKRAVCMQAMQLVLPDGSILSGEQALPEVLRRLRRYHHLARFFDLPGSESVSRAFYRWFAENRYHIARVFFPGEKKE; from the coding sequence ATGAGCGGGAAGAAAGCCGGAACAGCCATTCTCATCTACGACGCCCAGTGCCCCGTCTGCCGGAACGCCGTCCGGTGGATTCGGGACAACGCCCGCAAGGACGCCTTCGAGCCCTACCCCTGCCAGAGCGAGGACCTGCCGGAGAGGTTCCCCGGGGTGAAGCGGGCCGTCTGCATGCAAGCCATGCAGCTTGTCCTGCCCGACGGCTCCATCCTCTCCGGAGAACAAGCCCTGCCCGAAGTGCTCAGGCGCCTCAGGAGATACCACCATCTGGCCCGCTTCTTCGACCTTCCCGGCTCCGAAAGCGTCTCCCGGGCCTTTTACCGCTGGTTCGCGGAGAACCGCTACCACATCGCCAGGGTATTCTTTCCCGGGGAGAAGAAGGAATGA
- a CDS encoding HEAT repeat domain-containing protein yields the protein MNEEKDIERLIEDLSHAEDRTRRKAALALSGADERAVYPLLKALKDGNLGVQDAAMRSLVAIGGEVVAYMVIPLLREDSYLRNTAMVILRELGAVSVPLLYPLLKDKDEDIRKFSLDLLADIKENVIPEKAAPLVRDPNPNVRAAAVRAVGELRYDRGVTGLLEALKDEEWVCFAALEALGRLRAEGAVGSVEELLATASKPLRLAAVESLGRLGSIEAADALFRHISSSEGEEKLAALKSLVQVGVTPSMSGVGELLREMFWVSGWEEKFIALKGLADLSEYRAVPDVIDVAGSLDRSVPEEEERLYAVMNYLRSFGCHEVFVQVLSDPKTRFKGRVITAELLGEMRCEDAVPVLIKHMESDTRDVRRACAGALANIGTGAALASLAEGGLSDEDGHIRKTSAAAFGRSGDPRYVTALLEQMAREPYQDVRDETVKAVLALVPQELTGRLGELPPAVREAVGRYSQDLETLLALSGDEDLDVRLSALAGLGASADERARACLLEAAGDPEAAVRRAVALAMGEMGPSLAHVLPLLEDQDMWVRVHGARALGRHRSEEALKALRPLLQDPEVPVVLAAVETMAAWGDEESRRTLSALREHPEEAVRNAVAGFLERAGWPGS from the coding sequence ATGAACGAAGAAAAAGACATCGAGAGGCTTATCGAGGACCTGTCCCATGCGGAGGACCGGACGCGGCGGAAGGCGGCCCTGGCCCTCTCCGGGGCCGACGAGCGGGCCGTCTACCCCCTTCTCAAGGCGCTCAAGGACGGCAACCTGGGCGTGCAGGACGCTGCCATGCGCTCCCTGGTGGCCATCGGCGGGGAAGTGGTGGCCTACATGGTGATACCCCTTCTCAGGGAAGACTCCTACCTGAGAAACACGGCCATGGTCATCCTGAGGGAGCTGGGAGCGGTCTCGGTGCCGCTTCTCTATCCGCTCCTGAAGGACAAGGACGAGGACATCAGGAAGTTCAGCCTGGACCTGCTGGCCGACATCAAGGAAAACGTCATCCCGGAGAAGGCGGCCCCCCTGGTGCGGGACCCCAACCCCAACGTGCGTGCGGCGGCGGTGCGTGCCGTCGGGGAGCTCCGCTACGATCGGGGCGTCACCGGGCTCCTGGAGGCCCTCAAGGACGAGGAATGGGTCTGCTTTGCCGCGCTGGAGGCCCTGGGAAGGCTCCGGGCGGAAGGGGCCGTCGGCAGTGTCGAGGAGCTGCTTGCCACGGCTTCCAAGCCCCTCAGGCTCGCGGCCGTGGAGTCCCTGGGCCGGCTGGGCTCCATCGAGGCCGCCGACGCCCTTTTCCGGCATATCTCCTCCTCCGAGGGGGAGGAGAAGCTGGCGGCGCTGAAGAGCCTGGTGCAGGTGGGCGTGACCCCCTCGATGTCGGGCGTGGGGGAGCTGCTGAGGGAGATGTTCTGGGTTTCGGGGTGGGAGGAGAAGTTCATAGCCCTGAAGGGACTCGCCGACCTCAGCGAGTACCGGGCCGTGCCGGACGTCATCGATGTGGCGGGCTCCCTGGACCGCTCCGTTCCGGAGGAGGAAGAGAGGCTCTACGCCGTCATGAACTACCTCAGGTCCTTCGGCTGCCACGAGGTCTTCGTCCAGGTCCTGAGCGACCCGAAGACCCGCTTCAAGGGCCGGGTCATCACCGCGGAGCTCCTGGGGGAGATGCGGTGCGAGGACGCCGTCCCGGTCCTCATCAAGCACATGGAGTCCGACACCCGGGACGTCCGGCGGGCCTGTGCCGGCGCCCTGGCCAATATCGGCACCGGGGCCGCCCTGGCCTCGCTGGCCGAAGGCGGCCTCTCCGACGAAGACGGGCACATCCGGAAGACCTCCGCCGCCGCCTTCGGCCGAAGCGGGGACCCCCGGTACGTCACGGCCCTGCTTGAGCAGATGGCCCGGGAACCCTACCAGGACGTCCGGGACGAGACCGTCAAGGCGGTCCTCGCCCTCGTGCCCCAGGAGCTGACTGGCCGCCTGGGGGAGTTGCCCCCGGCCGTGCGGGAGGCGGTGGGCCGGTACTCCCAGGACCTTGAAACGCTTCTCGCCCTTTCCGGCGACGAGGACCTGGACGTGCGGCTCTCGGCCCTGGCCGGGCTCGGCGCCTCCGCGGACGAAAGGGCCCGGGCGTGCCTGCTTGAGGCCGCCGGGGACCCCGAGGCCGCCGTCAGAAGGGCCGTTGCCCTGGCCATGGGTGAGATGGGCCCTTCCCTGGCCCACGTTCTTCCGCTTCTTGAAGACCAGGACATGTGGGTACGCGTCCATGGCGCGCGGGCCCTGGGACGCCACCGGAGCGAGGAGGCCCTGAAGGCGCTTCGCCCTCTCCTTCAGGACCCCGAGGTCCCGGTCGTCCTGGCCGCCGTGGAAACCATGGCGGCGTGGGGAGACGAGGAATCCCGCCGGACGCTTTCGGCCCTGAGGGAACATCCCGAGGAGGCGGTCCGCAACGCGGTAGCCGGTTTTCTGGAGAGGGCGGGATGGCCAGGGAGCTGA
- a CDS encoding peptidylprolyl isomerase, giving the protein MKEAHNGDTVKVHYTGKLEDGTVFDSSEERGPLSFTLGQKQLIPGFEQAVLGMSEGESKTVTVPPQEAYGARREDLVLKVEKEKFPPQITPEEGKVLSLRQQDGGVIEAAIVDVGDDTVTLDANHPLAGRDLTFEIELVEVA; this is encoded by the coding sequence ATGAAAGAGGCACATAACGGCGATACCGTGAAGGTCCATTACACCGGGAAGCTCGAGGACGGCACCGTCTTCGACTCCTCCGAGGAGAGGGGGCCCCTGAGCTTCACCCTGGGGCAGAAGCAGCTCATACCGGGTTTCGAGCAGGCCGTGCTGGGCATGTCCGAAGGTGAGAGCAAGACCGTGACGGTCCCTCCCCAGGAGGCCTACGGTGCCCGCAGGGAGGACCTCGTCCTGAAGGTGGAGAAGGAGAAGTTCCCTCCTCAGATAACCCCCGAGGAGGGCAAGGTCCTGAGCCTGCGGCAGCAGGACGGCGGGGTAATCGAGGCGGCCATCGTCGACGTAGGCGACGATACGGTGACCCTGGATGCCAACCACCCCCTGGCGGGCAGGGACCTTACCTTCGAGATAGAGCTGGTCGAGGTGGCCTAG
- a CDS encoding Lrp/AsnC ligand binding domain-containing protein, whose protein sequence is MEVSRDRIPEVAEQLAGMQGVSEAYSVAGRYDLAAVLRVKDNESLADLVTRRMLRLEGIRKTETLFAFRAYSRHDLESMFQIGIQ, encoded by the coding sequence ATGGAAGTCTCCCGGGACAGGATACCCGAGGTGGCCGAACAGCTGGCCGGGATGCAAGGGGTCTCGGAGGCCTACTCCGTCGCCGGCAGGTACGACCTTGCCGCCGTCCTGCGGGTGAAGGACAACGAGAGCCTTGCGGACCTCGTCACCAGGCGGATGCTCAGGCTGGAGGGCATCCGGAAGACCGAAACTCTCTTTGCGTTCCGCGCCTACTCCCGGCACGACCTGGAGAGCATGTTCCAGATAGGCATCCAGTAG
- a CDS encoding chemotaxis protein CheA — protein MSDGMDEILQDFVTEAEETLEKVDPLFVQLEERGHDRDILNEIFRGVHTLKGAAGFLGLAAIVEVSHKSEELLKKLRDGEMEISPELISLILRAVDMLKVLLLHIKQRDGAEEDIAPLIRELEEALEGKAPEDGAQGDQERPPEGKEATGAPGPEEVLAHPPPEDLPEALPVPEEGPREPAPKPGGGAAPKGREGGGFQTLRVDVERIDKVMNLTGEIVLVRNRLLNIAAYLEGRYGDDRQVAGLQETVAFLDLVTADMQLAVTKMRMQPIKKVFGKFPRLVRDISQKLGKEVYLNISGEGTEVDRSVIERINDPMVHIIRNAIDHGIEPVEERLGLGKPAKGLVDVTAYQQGNHIVIEVSDDGRGIDSAKVVARAVSRGLIAEEAAQRMTDKEALGLLFLPGFSTVETATELSGRGVGMDVVKTNIAKLNGFVEILTTPGVGSTVRITIPLTLAIIQALMVRASGVQYALPLGAVEETLKTAAADIRDVTGNSVITIREKVYPVAELAEMLGSGGAPAEKDDRYVIVIAIGDRRFCVAVDELLGQEEVVIKAIEGIDTDATGILGATITGDGRIVLILDPASMVRTITGLAAV, from the coding sequence ATGTCTGACGGCATGGACGAGATACTTCAGGACTTCGTCACCGAGGCCGAGGAGACCCTGGAGAAGGTCGACCCCCTGTTCGTGCAGCTTGAGGAAAGGGGCCACGACAGGGACATCCTCAACGAGATATTCCGGGGGGTCCACACCCTGAAAGGGGCCGCCGGCTTCCTCGGCCTGGCCGCCATCGTGGAGGTCTCCCACAAGAGCGAGGAGCTCCTGAAGAAACTCCGCGACGGGGAGATGGAAATCTCCCCGGAGCTCATCAGCCTCATCCTGCGCGCTGTGGACATGCTCAAGGTCCTGCTCCTTCATATCAAGCAGAGGGACGGGGCGGAGGAGGACATCGCTCCCCTCATCCGGGAGCTGGAGGAAGCCCTGGAGGGCAAGGCGCCCGAGGATGGGGCGCAAGGAGACCAGGAGCGGCCGCCGGAGGGGAAGGAGGCGACGGGCGCACCGGGCCCCGAAGAGGTCCTCGCCCATCCCCCGCCCGAAGACCTGCCCGAGGCCCTGCCCGTTCCGGAGGAAGGCCCGAGGGAGCCCGCGCCCAAGCCCGGCGGGGGCGCCGCGCCCAAGGGGCGGGAGGGCGGCGGTTTTCAGACCCTCCGGGTGGACGTGGAGAGAATAGACAAGGTCATGAACCTCACCGGCGAGATCGTCCTGGTGAGAAACAGGCTCCTGAACATCGCCGCCTACCTGGAGGGACGGTACGGCGACGACCGGCAGGTGGCGGGGCTTCAGGAGACCGTGGCCTTCCTCGACCTGGTGACCGCCGACATGCAGCTTGCCGTCACCAAGATGCGCATGCAGCCCATCAAGAAGGTCTTCGGCAAGTTCCCCCGCCTGGTCAGGGACATATCCCAGAAGCTGGGCAAGGAGGTCTACCTGAACATCTCCGGCGAGGGCACCGAGGTGGACCGCTCCGTCATCGAGCGCATCAACGACCCCATGGTGCACATCATCCGTAACGCCATCGACCACGGCATCGAGCCCGTGGAGGAGCGCCTGGGGCTGGGCAAGCCGGCCAAGGGCCTCGTGGACGTCACGGCCTACCAGCAGGGCAACCACATCGTCATCGAGGTCTCCGACGACGGGCGGGGCATCGACAGCGCGAAGGTGGTGGCCAGGGCCGTGAGCAGGGGCCTCATAGCCGAGGAGGCGGCCCAGAGGATGACCGACAAGGAGGCCCTGGGGCTCCTCTTCCTGCCGGGCTTCTCCACGGTGGAGACGGCCACCGAGCTCTCGGGCCGCGGGGTGGGCATGGACGTGGTGAAGACCAACATCGCCAAGCTCAACGGCTTCGTGGAAATCCTGACCACCCCCGGAGTCGGCTCCACCGTGCGCATCACCATCCCCCTCACCCTGGCCATCATCCAGGCCCTCATGGTGCGGGCCTCCGGCGTGCAGTACGCCCTCCCCCTGGGCGCGGTGGAGGAGACCCTGAAGACGGCCGCCGCGGACATCCGGGACGTCACCGGCAACAGCGTCATCACCATCCGCGAGAAGGTCTACCCGGTGGCCGAGCTGGCCGAGATGCTGGGCTCCGGAGGCGCCCCGGCGGAGAAGGACGACCGGTACGTCATCGTCATCGCCATCGGGGACCGGCGGTTCTGCGTGGCGGTGGACGAGCTCCTGGGGCAGGAAGAGGTGGTCATAAAGGCCATCGAGGGAATCGACACGGACGCCACCGGCATCCTGGGGGCCACCATAACCGGGGACGGCCGCATCGTCCTCATCCTGGACCCCGCGAGCATGGTGAGAACCATAACGGGCCTTGCGGCCGTCTGA
- a CDS encoding response regulator, with translation MKILVVDDDRTTRKILGLYLKAKGYEVAYAENGLEAMEKLGRETINLVMTDLNMPFMDGLELCRNMRASEATRHIPILMVTTEDDEGEKAFALEAGANGYLVKPVTAEAVSQNIKKILADIFSKGGGVNA, from the coding sequence GTGAAGATTCTGGTAGTTGACGACGACAGGACGACGAGGAAAATCCTGGGCCTGTACCTGAAGGCCAAGGGCTACGAAGTGGCCTACGCCGAAAACGGCCTGGAGGCCATGGAGAAGCTCGGCAGGGAGACCATCAACCTCGTGATGACCGACCTGAACATGCCCTTCATGGACGGGCTGGAGCTCTGCCGGAACATGCGGGCCAGCGAGGCCACCCGGCACATCCCCATCCTCATGGTCACCACGGAGGACGACGAGGGGGAGAAGGCCTTCGCCCTGGAGGCCGGGGCCAACGGCTACCTGGTCAAACCCGTAACGGCCGAGGCGGTCTCCCAGAACATCAAGAAAATACTCGCTGACATTTTCTCCAAGGGAGGTGGCGTCAATGCCTGA
- a CDS encoding GTP-binding protein, translating to MRVTVVAGTLGAGKTTFIRNILEDSREEALVLVNDFGSAGLDGAVLAAQGIRSVELPSGCVCCTLRQELAGALTEALKEHAAEHLVIEPSGVASPGGVLAVLEELALERATVVGIADATDFAELYEADVYGPFFAEQVRASDVVLLNKTDLAAEEAIRKAEGLIEALNPGALLLRTVMARLPEHHAPLLARGAPWAPRVRGRPPHGSHALPFETVSLRIAARVPRSWVEGLFEQLRRGTFGQVVRAKGLFLAREGPLRADLASRRVELAPFAGPLGEGRLVVIGAGLRKEALARAAEPPPQRSSGLPSAGD from the coding sequence ATGAGGGTCACCGTGGTCGCCGGCACCCTGGGGGCGGGGAAGACGACTTTCATCCGGAATATTCTTGAGGACTCCCGCGAGGAGGCCCTGGTGCTGGTCAACGATTTCGGAAGCGCGGGGCTCGACGGCGCCGTCCTGGCCGCCCAGGGAATCCGGAGCGTGGAGCTTCCAAGCGGGTGCGTCTGCTGCACCCTGAGACAGGAACTCGCCGGAGCGCTGACCGAGGCCCTCAAAGAGCACGCGGCGGAGCACCTTGTCATCGAGCCCAGCGGGGTGGCCTCCCCGGGCGGGGTGCTGGCCGTCCTGGAAGAGCTTGCCCTCGAGCGCGCCACCGTGGTGGGCATCGCCGATGCCACGGACTTCGCCGAGCTTTACGAGGCCGATGTCTACGGGCCCTTTTTTGCGGAGCAGGTCCGGGCCTCCGACGTGGTTTTGCTGAACAAGACAGACCTTGCCGCCGAGGAGGCCATTAGGAAGGCCGAGGGTCTCATCGAGGCCCTGAACCCCGGCGCCCTTCTTCTTCGCACGGTGATGGCCCGCCTCCCGGAGCACCATGCCCCCCTTCTTGCCCGCGGAGCGCCCTGGGCGCCCCGGGTCCGGGGAAGGCCGCCCCACGGGAGCCACGCCCTGCCCTTCGAGACCGTTTCGCTCCGCATCGCCGCCCGGGTGCCGCGCTCCTGGGTGGAGGGGCTCTTTGAGCAACTGCGCCGGGGGACCTTCGGGCAGGTGGTGCGGGCAAAGGGGCTGTTCCTTGCCCGGGAGGGTCCCCTGAGGGCCGACCTCGCATCCCGCCGGGTCGAGCTTGCCCCCTTTGCCGGGCCCCTCGGCGAAGGTCGTCTGGTGGTCATCGGGGCGGGCCTGAGGAAAGAGGCCCTGGCCCGGGCAGCGGAGCCCCCGCCTCAGCGCTCAAGCGGCTTGCCTTCGGCTGGAGACTGA